ATTAAAACTTTAGAAACTACCCCTGCTCCAACAGTACGACCACCTTCACGTATAGCAAATCGTAATCCATCAGTCATAGCAACAGGATTAATTAAAGTAACAGTCATTTTTATATTGTCGCCTGGCATAACCATTTCAACACCTTCTGGCAATTCAATAGAACCTGTCACATCAGTAGTTCTAAAATAAAATTGAGGACGATATCCTTTAAAAAATGGAGTATGACGCCCACCTTCTTCTTTGGATAGAACATAAACTTCAGACTCAAATGTTGTATATGGATGAATACTACCTGGTTTAGCTAAAACTTGACCTCTTTCTATTTCATCACGTTTTGTACCACGAAGTAAAACACCTACATTTTCTCCAGCACGACCTTCATCTAATAATTTTCTGAACATTTCCACACCTGTACAGGTGGTTTTTGTTGTTTTTTTTATGCCAACAATTTCTACTTCTTCACCTACTTTAATTATACCTTTTTCTACTCTCCCTGTCACAACTGTACCTCTCCCAGATATAGAAAAAACATCTTCTATTGGTAATAAAAAAGGTTGATCTACAGCTCTTTTTGGCTCAGGGATATAATTATCTAAAAATCTAGATAATTCAATAATTTTAGATTCCCATTCCGGATCACCTTCTAATGCTTTAAGTGCTGAACCGCGAATAATAGGGGTATCATCTCCAGGAAAATCATATTGTGTTAATAAATCACGAACTTCCATTTCTACCAATTCCAGCAATTCTTCATCATCTACCATATCACATTTATTAAGAAACACAATAATATAAGGAACACCTACTTGTCTGCCAAGTAAAATATGTTCACGAGTTTGAGGCATTGGTCCATCTGTAGCAGCAACAACTAAAATCGCACCATCCATTTGAGCTGCACCAGTAATCATGTTTTTTATATAATCTGCATGACCTGGACAATCTACATGAGCATAGTGTCGAAACTCAGTATCATATTCTACATGAGAAGTATTAATAGTTATACCTCTTGCTTTCTCTTCTGGAGCATTGTCTATTTGATCAAAAGCTCGTGCAGAACCACCATATTTTTTAGATAAAACAGTTGTAATAGCTGCAGTTAATGTTGTTTTTCCATGATCTACGTGACCAATAGTACCTACATTGATATGAGGTTTTAACCGTTGAAATTTTTCTTTAGACATTATTATTTTTTCCTTAGATAAAAACTTTTTTTAAACAAAATAAATTATAAAAATCTTTCTACTTATCCTTTTTATCAATAATATCTTTTGATATATTTAAAGGAGCTTCTATATATTTTAAAAATTCCATTGAATAAGAAGCTCTTCCTTGAGTTTGTGAACGTAAATCAGTAGCATAACCAAACATTTCAGATAAAGGAACAGATGCATTAATAATTTTATACATAGATACATCTTTCATACCTTCAATAACACCTCTTCTACGATTTAAATCACCTATAACATCTCCCATATAATTATCTGGTGTTTCTACTTCTACTTTCATAATAGGTTCTAATAAAATTGGATGTGCTTTTTTAAAACCATCTTTAAACGCTATTGCTGCTGCTAATTTAAAAGCTAATTCCGAAGAATCAACATCATGATAAGAACCAAAATAAAGACGAACACCAATATCAACTACGGGATAACCAGCTAGTGGTCCATACTTTAATTGTTCTTGAATTCCTTTATCAACTGCTGAAATATATTCATTAGGTATAACTCCTCCTTTTATATCATTTATAAATAAATATTCTTTCTCTCCAGGAGTTAATGGAAATAATTCTATAACAACATGTCCATACTGACCTCTCCCACCCGATTGTTTAATATGTTTACCTTCAACTTCTGTTACCTTTTTAAGAATAGTTTCGCGATATGCTACTTGCGGTTTTCCAATATTAGCATCAACACTGAATTCTCTTTTCATTCGATCAATTATAATTTCTAAATGCAATTCACCCATTCCGGAAATAATGGTTTGATTAGATTCTTGATCAGTTCGAACTCTAAAAGAAGGATCTTCTTTAGCTAATCGAGCTAATGCTAAACCCATTTTCTCTTGATCAATTTTAGTTTTAGGTTCTACAGAAATAGATATTACTGGTTCAGGAAATTCCATACGTTCTAATATAATTGGTTGATTTAAATCACATAAAGTATCACCTGTTGTTACATCTTTTAAACCAATTGCTGCAGCTATATCACCTGCATATACTTCTTTTATTTCTTCTCTTTTGTTTGCATGCATTTGAACAATTCTACCAAATCTTTCTCGTTGAGATTTAACAGAATTAAACACAGTATCTCCAGATTTTACTACTCCTGAATAAACACGGAAAAAAGTTAAATTACCTACAAATGGATCATTTGCAATTTTAAAAGCTAAAGCAGAAAAAGGTTCTTGATCATCAGATCGTCTAATAGATGGAGTACTATTTCTATTATTTAAAACACCTTTAATATCTTGAACATCATTAGGAGCAGGTAAATATTCAATTATCGCATCTAGTAAAGATTGTACCCCTTTATTTTTAAAAGCAGATCCACAAGTAATTAACATAATTTCATTATTTAAGGAACGTTTTCTCAAAGAAGATTTAATTTCAATTTCAGATAATTGAATTTCATTCAAATACTTTTCTAAAAGTTCTTCATTATTTTCTACTGCAGATTCAATTAATTTTTGATGCCATATTTTTGCTGATTCAATCATATTTTGAGGAATATTTTTGTATGTAAATGTTAATCCTTGATCAGAATCTGTCCAATATACAGCACGCATTTTAATTAAATC
The DNA window shown above is from Buchnera aphidicola (Macrosiphoniella sanborni) and carries:
- the fusA gene encoding elongation factor G → MSRITPITRYRNIGISAHIDAGKTTTTERILFYTGINHKIGEVHDGAATMDWMEQEQERGITITSAATTTFWSGMAKQFAPHRINIIDTPGHVDFTIEVERSMRVLDGAVMVYCAVGGVQPQSETVWRQANKYNVPRIAFINKMDRMGANFLRVVEQIKTRLGANPIPLQLAIGSEDSFIGIIDLIKMRAVYWTDSDQGLTFTYKNIPQNMIESAKIWHQKLIESAVENNEELLEKYLNEIQLSEIEIKSSLRKRSLNNEIMLITCGSAFKNKGVQSLLDAIIEYLPAPNDVQDIKGVLNNRNSTPSIRRSDDQEPFSALAFKIANDPFVGNLTFFRVYSGVVKSGDTVFNSVKSQRERFGRIVQMHANKREEIKEVYAGDIAAAIGLKDVTTGDTLCDLNQPIILERMEFPEPVISISVEPKTKIDQEKMGLALARLAKEDPSFRVRTDQESNQTIISGMGELHLEIIIDRMKREFSVDANIGKPQVAYRETILKKVTEVEGKHIKQSGGRGQYGHVVIELFPLTPGEKEYLFINDIKGGVIPNEYISAVDKGIQEQLKYGPLAGYPVVDIGVRLYFGSYHDVDSSELAFKLAAAIAFKDGFKKAHPILLEPIMKVEVETPDNYMGDVIGDLNRRRGVIEGMKDVSMYKIINASVPLSEMFGYATDLRSQTQGRASYSMEFLKYIEAPLNISKDIIDKKDK
- the tuf gene encoding elongation factor Tu: MSKEKFQRLKPHINVGTIGHVDHGKTTLTAAITTVLSKKYGGSARAFDQIDNAPEEKARGITINTSHVEYDTEFRHYAHVDCPGHADYIKNMITGAAQMDGAILVVAATDGPMPQTREHILLGRQVGVPYIIVFLNKCDMVDDEELLELVEMEVRDLLTQYDFPGDDTPIIRGSALKALEGDPEWESKIIELSRFLDNYIPEPKRAVDQPFLLPIEDVFSISGRGTVVTGRVEKGIIKVGEEVEIVGIKKTTKTTCTGVEMFRKLLDEGRAGENVGVLLRGTKRDEIERGQVLAKPGSIHPYTTFESEVYVLSKEEGGRHTPFFKGYRPQFYFRTTDVTGSIELPEGVEMVMPGDNIKMTVTLINPVAMTDGLRFAIREGGRTVGAGVVSKVLI